Proteins from a genomic interval of Candidatus Rubidus massiliensis:
- the rplA gene encoding 50S ribosomal protein L1, translating to MARQSKRFREIAKLLEANKVYSLKDAIAMLKKCPPVKFDQSIDIALQMGVDPRKSDQQLRGTVSLPNGTGKSITILVLAKGDKVKEALDAGAEYAGNDELIEKINNGWTGFDAVIATPDMMRDVGKLGKVLGPRGLMPTPKAGTVTNDVAKAIQEVKAGKIEFKPDRHGVVSNAVGKLSFSEEALQQNILALAQAIQKAKPAAAKGQYVKSVTLSSTMGPGLKIDARDLDMS from the coding sequence AACTATTAGAGGCTAACAAAGTTTATTCTCTAAAAGACGCTATCGCTATGTTAAAGAAATGTCCGCCGGTCAAATTTGATCAGTCGATAGACATTGCTTTACAGATGGGCGTTGACCCTCGTAAGTCAGATCAGCAACTACGCGGAACAGTATCTTTACCGAATGGTACTGGTAAATCCATCACTATTTTAGTTTTAGCTAAAGGTGATAAAGTCAAAGAAGCGTTAGATGCTGGTGCAGAATATGCGGGCAATGATGAATTGATTGAAAAAATCAATAATGGGTGGACAGGCTTTGACGCAGTCATTGCAACACCAGATATGATGAGAGACGTAGGTAAACTCGGTAAAGTATTAGGTCCAAGAGGCTTAATGCCAACTCCAAAAGCTGGCACAGTAACCAATGATGTTGCAAAAGCAATTCAAGAAGTTAAAGCTGGTAAAATAGAGTTTAAACCAGATCGTCACGGTGTTGTAAGCAATGCTGTAGGAAAGCTCTCTTTTAGTGAAGAAGCTTTACAACAAAATATTTTAGCGTTAGCACAAGCGATCCAAAAAGCAAAACCAGCAGCAGCGAAAGGACAGTATGTAAAATCTGTCACTCTATCCTCAACAATGGGGCCAGGGTTAAAAATCGATGCACGCGATTTAGATATGTCATAA
- the rplJ gene encoding 50S ribosomal protein L10 yields MSNEKQLLLDEIKEQIENHSSFVIMQYSSITANKANDLRTSIAKLGGNVEIVRKRVLIKAAEAAGITLDLAQLPGHIGLVFAGNDPIETTKTVAQFSDANEKKIKLVGGRFEGQLYDGKDMEKLSKLPGKNEMRAQLLATFVAAPQSVVSVMNNVIASVVYCLDNKVKKEDGSQS; encoded by the coding sequence ATGAGCAACGAAAAACAACTCCTTTTAGATGAAATTAAAGAGCAGATTGAAAATCATAGCTCTTTTGTCATCATGCAATATAGTAGCATCACTGCTAATAAAGCGAATGACTTGCGTACTTCAATCGCAAAACTTGGTGGTAATGTTGAAATCGTTCGCAAACGTGTATTGATCAAAGCTGCAGAAGCGGCTGGCATTACATTAGATCTTGCTCAATTACCAGGACACATTGGTTTGGTCTTCGCAGGAAACGATCCAATTGAAACTACTAAAACTGTAGCTCAATTTAGTGACGCGAATGAGAAAAAGATTAAATTAGTGGGTGGTCGTTTTGAAGGTCAGCTTTACGATGGTAAAGACATGGAAAAACTTTCCAAGTTACCTGGTAAAAACGAAATGCGCGCGCAATTATTGGCAACCTTTGTGGCAGCACCGCAAAGCGTGGTAAGCGTAATGAACAATGTTATAGCAAGTGTTGTATACTGCTTAGATAATAAAGTTAAAAAAGAAGACGGCTCTCAAAGCTAA
- the rplL gene encoding 50S ribosomal protein L7/L12, which translates to MSTKTEELVEALSNLTVLEMAELKTALEEKWGVSAAAAVAPAAAGGGAAAAPAAAESTEFQITLKSAPADKKIGIIKVVRELTGLGLKEAKDLVDAAPKVLKENSPKAEAEDIKKKLEAAGAAVELKGL; encoded by the coding sequence GTGAGTACAAAAACAGAAGAATTAGTCGAAGCTCTGAGCAATTTGACTGTTTTAGAGATGGCTGAATTAAAAACTGCTTTAGAAGAAAAATGGGGCGTATCTGCAGCAGCAGCAGTAGCACCAGCAGCAGCCGGCGGTGGCGCAGCAGCAGCACCAGCAGCAGCTGAATCAACAGAATTTCAAATTACTTTGAAATCTGCTCCAGCTGATAAGAAAATTGGAATCATTAAGGTTGTTCGTGAATTAACAGGTCTTGGCTTAAAAGAAGCAAAAGATTTAGTTGATGCAGCACCGAAAGTATTAAAAGAAAATTCTCCAAAAGCTGAAGCTGAAGATATTAAAAAGAAATTGGAAGCCGCAGGCGCAGCAGTTGAATTAAAAGGCCTATAA